The DNA region TTTACTTCGGTCACGTTCCTCGATTTTTTTAAAGAATGAAATTCCTTTTTTCTGCGTACCGTTCTTCGATAGGATTATTTATCTTCTTCTTTTGTATCGCATCTCTTCATGGTGCCGTTACCGGGTACTTGAAGATTGGTGACATCAAAGGAGAATCCCAGGCTGCGGGCCACGAGGA from Verrucomicrobiota bacterium includes:
- a CDS encoding type VI secretion system tube protein Hcp, with protein sequence MKFLFSAYRSSIGLFIFFFCIASLHGAVTGYLKIGDIKGESQAAGHEEELDIFQFEWAITD